The Campylobacter sp. RM10537 genome has a segment encoding these proteins:
- a CDS encoding OmpA family protein has protein sequence MKRLLLGLSLVSALFGADQNIKFEVTPTFNYNYFEGNLDMKNHYAPGIRLGYHFDDFWLDQVELGFEYYSNVKYTNSNKTTDISRTYLNAIKGFDLNKRFYFYGLAGGGYENFSNAAYDNKSGGFGQYGAGIKFNLSDSLALRLETRDQIDFNDANHNWVTTLGISFGFGGEKKQSIKNESTQPLARQIEENTQTKTYVFDESGKQKIISLEGHFGFNKTNINPVFSQKIKKIAKILDENKNYNTILEGHTDNIGSKIYNKKLSEKRAQSVAKELERYGVDKNRIKTIGYGEEHPRSSNSTKKGRADNRRVEAKFILEQK, from the coding sequence ATGAAAAGGTTATTGCTAGGTTTAAGTTTAGTAAGTGCTTTATTTGGTGCTGATCAAAATATTAAATTTGAAGTGACTCCAACTTTCAATTATAATTATTTTGAGGGTAATTTAGATATGAAAAATCATTATGCTCCTGGTATTCGACTCGGTTATCATTTTGATGATTTTTGGCTAGATCAAGTGGAATTAGGTTTTGAATATTATTCAAATGTAAAATATACTAATAGTAACAAAACTACAGATATATCAAGAACTTATTTAAATGCGATTAAGGGATTTGATTTAAATAAAAGATTTTATTTTTATGGTTTAGCTGGTGGCGGTTATGAGAATTTTTCTAATGCTGCTTATGATAATAAAAGTGGCGGATTTGGACAATATGGAGCTGGGATTAAATTTAATTTAAGTGATTCTTTGGCTTTAAGACTTGAAACAAGAGATCAAATTGATTTTAATGATGCTAATCATAATTGGGTTACAACCTTAGGCATTAGTTTCGGTTTTGGTGGAGAAAAAAAACAAAGTATAAAAAATGAATCTACACAGCCTTTAGCTAGACAAATTGAAGAAAATACTCAAACAAAAACATATGTATTTGATGAGAGTGGCAAACAAAAAATCATTTCTCTAGAGGGACATTTTGGCTTTAATAAAACCAATATTAATCCAGTTTTTAGTCAAAAAATTAAGAAAATTGCTAAGATCTTAGATGAAAATAAAAATTACAATACTATACTTGAAGGGCATACTGATAATATAGGTTCAAAAATTTACAATAAAAAGCTTTCGGAAAAACGTGCGCAAAGTGTTGCTAAAGAGCTTGAAAGATATGGAGTTGATAAAAATCGTATCAAGACTATAGGATATGGCGAAGAGCATCCTAGATCTAGCAATTCTACTAAAAAAGGAAGAGCCGATAATAGAAGAGTAGAGGCTAAATTTATACTCGAACAAAAATAA
- the rpsI gene encoding 30S ribosomal protein S9: MATTYATGKRKTAIAKVWIKPGSGKISVNGVDLNTWLGGHEAIKLKVVQPLLATKQETSMDIKATTLGGGYSAQAEALRHGIARALAAMDADFRALLKPKGLLTRDSRTVERKKYGRRKARRSPQFSKR; the protein is encoded by the coding sequence ATGGCAACAACATATGCAACAGGTAAAAGAAAAACTGCTATTGCAAAAGTTTGGATAAAACCAGGTAGTGGCAAAATCAGTGTTAATGGTGTTGATCTAAATACTTGGCTTGGTGGACATGAGGCTATTAAGCTTAAGGTTGTTCAACCTTTACTTGCCACTAAGCAAGAAACTTCTATGGATATTAAAGCGACTACTCTAGGTGGTGGCTATAGTGCACAAGCTGAAGCTTTAAGACATGGTATTGCAAGAGCTTTAGCAGCTATGGATGCAGATTTTAGAGCCTTATTAAAACCAAAAGGACTTCTAACAAGAGATAGCAGAACTGTAGAGCGTAAAAAATACGGTCGTCGCAAAGCAAGAAGAAGCCCTCAATTTTCTAAACGTTAA
- the rplM gene encoding 50S ribosomal protein L13 has product MTKITKPNEVKREWIVLDAEGKRFGRLLTEVATILRGKNKPCFTPNVDCGDYVIIINASKAVFTGANKAEDKLYHRHSGYFGSVKSEKFGDLLQKNPAKLYKLAVRGMLPKTNLGRAMLKKLKIYAGSEHPHTAQIAKEGK; this is encoded by the coding sequence ATGACAAAGATAACAAAGCCAAACGAAGTAAAGCGAGAATGGATTGTTTTAGACGCAGAAGGAAAAAGATTTGGTCGTCTTTTAACCGAAGTAGCGACAATTTTAAGAGGTAAAAATAAACCTTGTTTTACACCTAATGTTGATTGTGGAGATTATGTAATCATTATCAATGCATCAAAAGCTGTATTTACAGGTGCTAATAAGGCTGAAGATAAGCTTTATCATAGACATTCTGGATATTTTGGAAGTGTAAAAAGTGAAAAATTTGGAGATTTGCTTCAAAAAAATCCTGCTAAATTATATAAATTAGCAGTTAGAGGTATGCTTCCTAAAACAAATTTGGGTAGAGCAATGCTTAAAAAATTAAAAATATATGCTGGCAGTGAGCATCCACATACAGCACAAATTGCTAAAGAAGGAAAATAA
- a CDS encoding RecB-like helicase yields the protein MTFKPFLALEASAGSGKTFALSVRFVALILKNAKINEILALTFTKKAANEMQKRIIDTFLNLESKEKESESQELCKLLGIEKKELIVLRDAKKQEFLRQELKISTFDAFFSKIVRAFALNLGLSSDFNISEEKLDIKAIFLKLLSREELKDLAYYLVNIEENQDFFNELERFYENAYYKDCIKIPNPSKAKINKAYNDLRTYCLSLTHIKKYTYLMQNFKSETLDLNEFIKTSFMSKFDETEYLQKLNDEDVNFNLKREEFINALNDYAKELEQYKIANLMNLLNYYSGAKNSIQKEKNVLSFSDISRRVFDLITSDFKDMIYFRLDGYISHLLIDEFQDTSVIQYKILYPLIAELVSGEGVKKNRTFFYVGDKKQSIYRFRKGKKELFDLLQLDFKQIKKDQLKVNYRSKENLVYFVNEVFKNKIKDYVPQLSLEDKKGGFVRVIETKEVKAKDQFQEIKEKVFQALLEQIYFLKDKNISLDDICILCWKNNDADMILEFLQKCKIQAFTQSNILLENKASVRVVLEYAKYCIFGDEFYLHFLKEILGFEPLRLNLDLARSAIENLLYLIKNLRLDLSDIALIQFIEYARDKEDFLKLLFEPCPLKIINEQNMGISIMTVHKSKGLEFKHVILIDSLSKNNTNGDSIMLEYDINKGWQLHLRDNIRKLTKECSYKTFIDSIAEADYEDDINKLYVAFTRAKDSLIIIKRNSEFKHGSYPSYLNSMLEINEQEIGVLQLQDFYEKKQENLPPVLKEFEKVGLQEIIHDEKLDSKEIYFGNAFHFFMQNLKLPNGENIDLVCQNTKSKFRYFLNDEEFKVLFLRVKNLLNNTEFQTLLEGKKLFKEQALSFKGEIKRLDLLALDDKEVIIIDYKTSLAMEDKHKEQVYEYKIAVDEILKKRSKVFVVYCLENKILIKDFTQK from the coding sequence ATGACTTTTAAACCCTTTTTAGCTCTAGAGGCAAGTGCTGGTAGCGGTAAAACTTTTGCTTTGAGCGTCCGCTTTGTAGCGCTTATTTTAAAAAATGCAAAAATAAATGAAATTTTAGCTTTAACTTTTACTAAAAAAGCTGCTAATGAAATGCAAAAAAGAATTATTGATACTTTTTTAAATTTAGAAAGCAAGGAAAAAGAGAGTGAATCTCAAGAATTGTGCAAACTCTTAGGTATAGAAAAAAAAGAACTCATAGTTTTAAGAGATGCCAAAAAGCAAGAATTTTTAAGACAAGAATTAAAAATCAGCACTTTTGATGCTTTTTTTAGTAAAATAGTTAGAGCTTTTGCTTTAAATTTGGGGCTTAGTAGCGATTTTAATATTAGTGAGGAAAAACTTGATATTAAGGCTATTTTTTTAAAGCTTTTAAGTAGAGAGGAATTGAAAGATTTAGCTTATTATTTGGTTAATATAGAAGAAAATCAAGATTTTTTCAATGAATTAGAAAGATTTTATGAAAATGCTTATTATAAGGATTGTATAAAAATTCCAAATCCATCAAAGGCAAAAATAAATAAAGCTTATAATGATTTAAGAACATATTGTTTAAGTTTGACTCATATTAAAAAATATACATATTTAATGCAAAATTTTAAAAGTGAAACTTTAGATTTAAATGAATTTATTAAAACAAGTTTTATGTCAAAATTTGATGAAACGGAGTATTTGCAAAAACTAAACGATGAAGATGTAAATTTTAATTTAAAAAGGGAAGAGTTTATTAACGCTTTAAATGATTATGCTAAAGAACTTGAACAATATAAAATTGCCAATTTAATGAATCTTTTAAATTATTATAGTGGGGCAAAAAATTCTATACAAAAAGAAAAAAATGTTTTAAGTTTTAGCGATATTAGTCGAAGAGTTTTTGATTTAATCACAAGTGATTTTAAAGATATGATTTATTTTCGCTTGGATGGGTATATTTCTCATTTATTGATTGATGAATTTCAAGATACTAGTGTTATACAATACAAAATTTTATATCCCTTAATTGCTGAATTAGTTTCAGGTGAAGGCGTGAAAAAAAATAGAACCTTTTTTTATGTTGGAGATAAAAAACAAAGTATTTATCGCTTTAGAAAAGGCAAAAAAGAACTTTTTGATCTATTACAACTTGATTTTAAGCAAATTAAAAAAGATCAACTAAAAGTCAATTATCGATCCAAAGAAAATTTAGTTTATTTTGTTAATGAAGTTTTTAAAAATAAAATAAAAGATTATGTGCCACAGCTTTCTTTAGAGGATAAAAAAGGAGGTTTTGTACGTGTTATTGAAACAAAAGAAGTTAAAGCTAAAGATCAATTTCAAGAAATAAAAGAAAAAGTATTTCAAGCATTGTTAGAGCAAATTTATTTTTTAAAAGATAAAAATATTTCTTTAGATGATATTTGTATTTTATGTTGGAAAAATAATGATGCAGATATGATTTTAGAATTTTTACAAAAATGTAAAATTCAAGCATTTACACAAAGCAATATTTTACTTGAAAATAAAGCCAGTGTACGTGTTGTTTTAGAATATGCAAAATATTGTATTTTTGGAGATGAATTTTATTTACATTTTTTAAAAGAGATTTTAGGATTTGAACCCTTAAGATTAAATCTTGATTTAGCAAGAAGCGCTATAGAAAATTTGCTTTATTTGATTAAGAATTTAAGGCTTGATCTTAGTGATATTGCTTTAATTCAATTTATAGAATATGCCAGAGATAAAGAGGATTTTTTAAAACTTTTATTTGAGCCTTGTCCTTTAAAAATCATCAATGAACAAAATATGGGAATAAGTATTATGACCGTGCATAAGTCTAAAGGTTTGGAATTTAAACATGTTATTTTAATAGATAGTCTTTCAAAAAATAACACAAATGGCGATAGCATTATGCTAGAATATGATATTAATAAAGGTTGGCAACTTCATCTTAGAGATAATATACGTAAATTAACCAAAGAATGCAGTTATAAAACTTTTATAGATAGTATAGCTGAGGCTGATTATGAAGATGATATAAATAAACTTTATGTAGCTTTTACTCGTGCTAAGGATTCTTTGATTATTATTAAAAGAAATAGTGAATTTAAACACGGAAGTTATCCTAGCTATTTAAATTCTATGCTTGAAATTAATGAACAAGAAATTGGTGTATTGCAGTTGCAAGATTTTTATGAAAAAAAACAGGAAAATTTACCTCCTGTTTTAAAAGAATTTGAAAAGGTTGGATTACAAGAAATTATTCATGATGAAAAATTAGATTCTAAAGAAATTTATTTTGGCAATGCTTTTCATTTTTTTATGCAAAATTTAAAACTACCAAATGGTGAAAATATTGATTTAGTTTGTCAAAATACTAAGAGTAAATTTAGATATTTTTTAAATGATGAAGAATTTAAAGTATTATTTTTAAGAGTTAAAAATTTACTCAACAATACAGAATTTCAAACCCTTCTTGAAGGTAAAAAACTTTTTAAAGAACAAGCATTGAGTTTTAAAGGAGAAATTAAACGATTAGATTTGCTTGCTCTAGATGATAAAGAAGTGATAATCATTGATTATAAAACAAGCCTTGCGATGGAGGATAAGCATAAAGAACAAGTTTATGAATATAAAATTGCCGTAGATGAAATTTTAAAAAAAAGATCAAAGGTTTTTGTTGTTTATTGTTTAGAAAATAAAATTTTAATTAAAGATTTTACTCAAAAATAA
- a CDS encoding PD-(D/E)XK nuclease family protein translates to MKLRIFGSTRKTKEYYEQSKALNALLYDAINIQDFLERVCLVNSYKASSYESLLLMQEACLRSKNLEKELGISADFFTFLKNNEYLFSFFKELSLEKKSIDDLKNNDYYATYNEHLEILKEVFDHYLALLKKNNLHDDLSLVKDYSINFDFIDEYDVIMYNLEGFLSKFEEDLFLQISKYKEVILCFRVSRFNYEYFSKFDFLSEVDLEIGFYYEVSLNQKKILKKDKIYTQNSKVKVKSFEIRSLQCAFVMDEVSNFLREGLKPENIVIVTPDENFCDLLRLFDKNNMFNFASGINIKESLFYQKLKILYNAANSESFYYQKQEDYFLNEDTIFDYYNTFLHYLNLDFEYFKSQFDQQFNFEQFENLIIQFLENEKQELISIVQKELCFIKDLLKNQSLKFKELLQLFFIHISNLTLSYVGGGKITVMGLLESRGLHFDGVVIVDFNEDVIPKRSINELFLNNEVRKKAGLISYERRENLQRFYYENLIKNAKKVSISYVENEEQRKSRFLDDLDIKYFYEKPNSKTYLDALRLNYQSVRLNLEPIKAPILKHNPFEKPLSFTRFNLLQNQKRTYYYRYVLNLKEARALSYENNFKNEGNFIHKILEIYYKENLKNYFDCDIFNKLLQRESLRYGIGDLELEILKIRFENFYKNEQKHFDLGYKVDKLELPISKVLNFKQESIELIGVIDRIDRNNKDENFIIDYKSGKIPTDSYQLAFYQALYDHNAQAFFYDLKRMKFVKEKAKSLPDLFESLKELLDESKEEIEFENKKDGYCPYRLIYKKEVK, encoded by the coding sequence ATGAAACTTAGAATATTTGGTTCTACAAGAAAAACTAAAGAATATTACGAACAAAGTAAAGCTTTAAATGCTTTACTCTATGATGCCATAAATATACAAGATTTTTTAGAGAGAGTATGTTTAGTTAATTCCTATAAAGCAAGCTCTTATGAGAGTTTACTTTTAATGCAAGAAGCATGTTTAAGAAGTAAAAACTTAGAAAAAGAGTTAGGGATTAGTGCTGATTTTTTTACTTTTTTAAAAAATAATGAATATTTATTCTCATTTTTTAAAGAACTAAGCCTAGAAAAAAAAAGTATTGATGATCTTAAAAATAATGATTATTATGCAACTTATAATGAGCATTTAGAAATTTTAAAAGAAGTATTTGATCATTATCTTGCTTTGCTTAAAAAAAATAATCTTCATGATGATTTATCTTTAGTAAAAGATTACTCTATTAATTTTGATTTTATAGATGAATATGATGTCATTATGTATAATTTAGAAGGATTTTTGAGTAAATTTGAGGAAGATTTATTTTTGCAAATTTCCAAATATAAAGAAGTGATTTTATGTTTTAGAGTGAGTCGGTTTAACTATGAATATTTTTCTAAATTTGATTTTTTAAGCGAGGTGGATCTTGAAATAGGATTTTATTATGAGGTGAGTTTAAATCAAAAAAAAATTCTTAAAAAAGATAAAATTTATACCCAAAATTCAAAAGTTAAAGTTAAATCATTTGAAATTAGAAGTTTGCAATGTGCTTTTGTAATGGACGAAGTTTCCAATTTTTTAAGAGAGGGATTAAAACCTGAAAATATAGTTATTGTAACACCTGATGAAAATTTTTGTGATCTTTTAAGATTATTTGATAAAAATAATATGTTTAATTTTGCTAGTGGTATTAATATTAAAGAGAGTTTATTTTATCAAAAATTAAAAATACTTTATAATGCTGCAAATTCTGAATCATTTTATTACCAAAAACAAGAGGATTATTTTCTAAATGAAGATACAATTTTTGATTATTATAATACCTTTTTACATTATTTAAATCTTGATTTTGAATATTTTAAGAGTCAATTTGATCAACAATTTAATTTTGAACAATTTGAAAATTTAATAATTCAATTTTTGGAGAATGAAAAACAAGAGCTCATCAGCATAGTTCAAAAAGAATTATGTTTTATCAAAGATTTATTAAAAAATCAATCTTTAAAATTTAAAGAATTGCTTCAACTTTTTTTCATACATATTTCAAATTTAACTTTAAGTTATGTTGGCGGCGGAAAAATTACTGTTATGGGGCTTTTAGAAAGTAGAGGGCTCCATTTTGATGGAGTTGTGATAGTTGATTTTAATGAAGATGTGATACCCAAAAGAAGTATTAATGAGCTTTTTTTAAATAATGAAGTTCGCAAAAAAGCAGGCTTAATCAGCTATGAACGAAGAGAGAATTTGCAAAGATTTTATTATGAAAATTTAATTAAAAATGCCAAAAAAGTAAGTATTTCTTATGTTGAAAATGAAGAGCAAAGGAAATCTCGTTTTTTAGATGATCTTGATATAAAATATTTTTACGAAAAGCCAAATTCTAAAACTTACTTAGATGCATTAAGGCTTAATTATCAGAGTGTAAGACTAAATTTAGAGCCTATTAAAGCTCCAATTTTAAAACATAATCCATTTGAAAAACCTTTATCTTTTACTCGTTTTAACTTACTTCAAAATCAAAAAAGAACTTATTATTATCGTTATGTTTTGAATTTAAAAGAAGCTAGAGCTTTAAGCTATGAAAATAATTTTAAAAATGAAGGTAATTTTATCCATAAGATTTTAGAAATTTATTATAAAGAGAATTTAAAAAATTATTTTGATTGTGATATCTTTAACAAATTATTACAAAGAGAAAGTTTAAGATATGGCATTGGTGATTTAGAGCTAGAAATTTTAAAAATTCGATTTGAAAATTTTTATAAAAACGAGCAAAAGCATTTTGATCTAGGATATAAGGTTGATAAACTAGAATTACCTATTTCTAAAGTTTTAAATTTTAAACAAGAATCCATAGAATTAATAGGGGTTATTGATAGAATCGATCGTAACAATAAGGATGAAAATTTTATCATTGACTATAAAAGTGGAAAAATTCCGACAGATTCTTATCAATTAGCCTTTTATCAGGCCCTTTATGATCATAATGCTCAAGCTTTTTTTTATGATTTAAAGCGTATGAAATTTGTTAAAGAGAAGGCTAAGAGTTTGCCTGATTTGTTTGAAAGTTTAAAAGAATTATTAGATGAAAGCAAAGAAGAAATAGAATTTGAAAATAAAAAAGATGGATATTGCCCTTATAGATTGATTTATAAAAAGGAAGTTAAATGA
- a CDS encoding DUF4006 family protein, with translation MMENTNRCVFSFSGITGMLIATVLLIFILVVLTIFGIKTQQEVMQKPYSLKDIQSVKMFDSKEQDHRVIKDAQ, from the coding sequence ATAATGGAAAACACAAATAGATGCGTATTTTCTTTTTCAGGTATTACAGGGATGCTTATTGCAACTGTGTTATTGATTTTCATTTTGGTAGTATTAACTATTTTTGGTATTAAAACTCAACAAGAAGTGATGCAAAAACCTTATAGTCTTAAGGATATTCAAAGTGTTAAAATGTTTGACTCAAAAGAGCAAGATCATAGAGTTATAAAGGATGCACAATGA
- the ccoP gene encoding cytochrome-c oxidase, cbb3-type subunit III, translating into MQWLNLKDNTNLLSLIGAVLIVLITLVIVSRMFRKMKEKKGEAELSEHEWDGIGEYKNPVPLGWAIVFCLTIVWAIWYFLWGYPLKSFSSIGQYNEEVQAYNSKFEKKFEHLSTDDKKDMGENIFLVQCSACHGITADGINGKAQNLNIWGSEKGIIDTIIHGSKGMNYEGGEMPDASTLGIAKEDIPAVAAYVAQDISAIKKTENEKLVARGKEVYETCAACHGADGKGGEGGMFPDLTKYGSAEFVVDVLNRGKKGFIGTMPAFSTLNNIQKEAVGEYVISLSRGK; encoded by the coding sequence ATGCAATGGTTAAATTTAAAAGATAATACTAATTTATTGTCTTTGATTGGAGCTGTTCTTATTGTTCTAATCACGCTTGTAATTGTAAGCAGAATGTTTAGAAAAATGAAAGAAAAAAAAGGAGAAGCTGAGCTTAGTGAACATGAATGGGATGGAATAGGAGAATATAAAAATCCTGTTCCTTTGGGCTGGGCTATTGTCTTTTGTCTTACTATTGTTTGGGCGATTTGGTATTTTTTATGGGGATATCCTTTAAAATCTTTTTCAAGCATTGGTCAATATAATGAAGAGGTTCAAGCTTATAACTCTAAATTTGAGAAAAAATTTGAACATTTATCCACTGATGATAAAAAAGATATGGGTGAAAATATTTTTTTAGTTCAGTGTTCTGCTTGCCATGGAATTACCGCTGATGGAATTAATGGCAAGGCTCAAAATTTAAATATTTGGGGTAGTGAAAAAGGAATTATTGATACGATTATACATGGTTCTAAAGGGATGAATTATGAAGGTGGAGAAATGCCAGATGCATCTACTTTAGGCATAGCAAAAGAAGATATTCCAGCAGTTGCTGCTTATGTTGCCCAAGATATTTCAGCGATTAAAAAAACTGAAAATGAAAAATTAGTAGCTAGGGGAAAAGAAGTTTATGAAACTTGTGCCGCTTGTCATGGCGCTGATGGAAAAGGAGGGGAAGGTGGAATGTTCCCTGATCTTACAAAGTATGGTTCTGCAGAATTTGTAGTGGATGTTTTAAATAGGGGTAAAAAAGGTTTTATAGGAACTATGCCAGCATTTTCTACTTTAAATAATATCCAAAAAGAAGCTGTTGGCGAGTATGTAATTTCTCTTTCAAGGGGTAAATAA
- a CDS encoding cytochrome c oxidase, cbb3-type, CcoQ subunit: protein MEHLLILLDVIKKIITFNLSGIDRDEWKIFQGYGFFLFVVFLSLILYCYLYHLYRAEKKGERNYEKYANLVLDDSINDSVLENKRSA from the coding sequence ATGGAACATTTATTAATTTTATTAGACGTAATTAAAAAAATAATCACTTTTAATTTAAGTGGAATTGATAGAGATGAGTGGAAAATTTTCCAAGGTTATGGATTTTTTCTATTTGTTGTTTTCTTATCATTGATTTTATATTGTTATTTGTATCATCTTTATAGAGCAGAGAAAAAGGGTGAAAGAAATTACGAAAAATATGCTAACCTTGTTTTAGATGATAGTATTAATGATAGTGTTTTAGAAAATAAAAGGAGTGCTTGA
- the ccoO gene encoding cytochrome-c oxidase, cbb3-type subunit II: MFSWLEKNPFFFAVAVFIVIAYAGIVEVLPNFTENARPIEGKKPYTVLQLAGRQIYIKESCNACHSQLIRPFKSETDRYGMYSVSGEYAYDRPFLWGSKRTGPDLMRVGSYRTTDWHENHMWEPTSVVPHSIMPAYKHMFKNDADIETAYAEALTIKKVFNVPYDVPDGIKLGSWKDAQEEVKAEAQVIVDEMKNEEVKKAFAKGEIKEIVALIAYLNSLK; this comes from the coding sequence ATGTTTAGTTGGTTAGAAAAAAATCCATTCTTTTTTGCTGTAGCTGTTTTTATTGTAATTGCCTATGCTGGTATTGTTGAAGTTTTACCAAATTTTACTGAAAATGCAAGACCTATTGAAGGAAAAAAACCTTACACTGTTTTACAACTTGCAGGACGTCAAATCTATATAAAAGAAAGTTGTAATGCTTGTCATTCTCAGCTTATACGTCCATTTAAATCTGAAACTGATCGCTATGGAATGTATTCAGTTAGTGGAGAATATGCTTATGATAGACCATTTTTATGGGGCTCAAAAAGAACAGGCCCTGATTTAATGCGTGTTGGAAGTTATAGAACGACTGATTGGCATGAAAATCACATGTGGGAACCTACTTCAGTAGTTCCACATTCTATTATGCCAGCTTACAAACATATGTTTAAAAATGATGCTGATATAGAAACAGCTTATGCTGAAGCTTTGACTATAAAAAAAGTTTTCAATGTGCCTTATGATGTACCAGACGGTATAAAACTTGGTTCTTGGAAAGATGCTCAAGAAGAAGTAAAAGCTGAAGCACAAGTTATAGTTGATGAAATGAAAAATGAAGAAGTGAAAAAAGCTTTTGCCAAAGGTGAAATTAAAGAGATTGTAGCTTTGATCGCTTATTTAAATAGCTTAAAGTAA
- the ccoN gene encoding cytochrome-c oxidase, cbb3-type subunit I: MHPGNALSYDYTVAKCFMFATILFGIIGMAIGTLIAFQMAYPNLNYLAGEYATFSRLRPLHTSGVIFGFMLSGIWATWYYIGQRVLKVSMAESKFLMIIGKLHFWLYMFTMIFAIISLFLGITTSKEYAELEWPLDILVVIVWVLWGMSIFGLIGIRREKTLYISLWYYIATFLGIAMLYLFNNMEVPTYFVAGIGKWYHSVSMYAGTNDALVQWWYGHNAVAFVFTVGIIAQIYYFLPKESGQPIFSYKLSLFAFWGLMFVYLWAGGHHLIYSTVPDWMQTMGSVFSIVLILPSWGSAINIMLTMKGEWSQLRESPLIKFMILASTFYMFSTLEGPILSIKSVNALAHFTDWIPGHVHDGTLGWVGFMTMAALYHMTPRLFKRELYSKSLMEIQFWIQTIGVVLYFSSMWIAGITQGMMWRATDKYGNLIYSFIDTVVAIVPYYWIRAIGGLLYLIGFFIFTYNIYKTIACGRVLDKEPKSASPMAV, encoded by the coding sequence ATGCATCCAGGTAATGCATTGAGTTATGACTATACAGTTGCTAAATGTTTTATGTTTGCAACTATATTGTTTGGTATTATTGGTATGGCCATAGGAACTTTGATAGCTTTTCAAATGGCTTACCCTAATTTAAATTATTTAGCAGGAGAGTATGCAACCTTTTCAAGATTGAGACCTCTTCACACTTCAGGGGTTATTTTTGGTTTTATGCTTTCTGGAATTTGGGCTACTTGGTACTATATAGGACAACGTGTTCTTAAAGTAAGTATGGCTGAATCAAAATTTTTAATGATCATAGGAAAACTCCATTTTTGGCTTTATATGTTTACTATGATTTTTGCTATTATTTCTTTGTTTTTGGGAATTACAACTTCTAAAGAATATGCAGAACTTGAATGGCCTTTGGATATTTTAGTTGTTATTGTTTGGGTATTATGGGGTATGAGTATTTTTGGTCTTATTGGAATTAGGCGTGAAAAAACTCTTTATATTTCTCTTTGGTATTATATAGCGACTTTTTTAGGAATTGCTATGCTTTATCTTTTCAATAATATGGAAGTGCCAACTTATTTCGTTGCTGGTATAGGAAAATGGTATCATAGTGTATCAATGTATGCAGGAACTAACGATGCTTTGGTTCAATGGTGGTACGGACATAATGCAGTTGCTTTTGTATTTACTGTAGGAATTATTGCTCAAATTTATTATTTTTTACCAAAAGAAAGTGGTCAGCCGATTTTTTCTTATAAACTCTCTTTATTTGCATTTTGGGGTTTAATGTTTGTGTATCTTTGGGCAGGTGGACATCATTTAATTTATTCAACTGTTCCTGATTGGATGCAAACTATGGGTTCTGTATTTTCGATTGTACTTATTTTGCCTTCTTGGGGATCAGCGATCAATATTATGCTTACAATGAAGGGTGAGTGGAGTCAACTTAGAGAAAGTCCATTGATTAAATTTATGATTTTAGCATCGACTTTTTATATGTTTTCAACTTTAGAAGGACCTATTCTTTCTATAAAATCTGTTAATGCTTTAGCACATTTTACTGATTGGATTCCAGGACATGTTCATGATGGAACATTAGGTTGGGTAGGCTTTATGACTATGGCTGCGCTTTATCATATGACGCCTAGATTATTTAAAAGAGAACTTTATAGTAAGTCTTTAATGGAAATTCAATTTTGGATTCAAACCATAGGTGTAGTACTTTATTTTAGCTCAATGTGGATTGCAGGTATTACACAAGGTATGATGTGGCGTGCAACTGATAAATATGGCAATCTTATTTATTCGTTTATCGATACAGTTGTAGCTATAGTACCTTACTATTGGATTAGAGCTATTGGTGGTTTATTATACCTTATTGGTTTCTTTATATTTACTTATAATATTTATAAAACAATTGCCTGTGGAAGAGTGCTAGATAAAGAGCCAAAAAGTGCTTCACCTATGGCAGTGTAA